ACCTGAGCGGTACGCTGGCACTTGAAGTCTGGGCACTCGATACGCCGTATGCGGGTGGTGCCTGGGTCGGTAGTCCGGTGGCCAGCGTCGTTGTCGGCATTCTCGGTGGCGGTAATCAATGGACTGATTGTCAGTATGACGTGCCCGCCGCACTACCCGCAGATGGCGCCGCATTGACCGTAATGCTGCGCGAATGGACGCCGGCTGGTTACGTTACGCGCGACTATCGCAATATTGCCGCGCTGCCGGCCAAGGCAAAGCCGACCGCCAAGGCCAAGGCGGCTGGCAAGCCGAAGGTGGCCGCCAAGCCCAAGGCTGCAGCCAAGCCAGTGGCGGCCAAGGCACCGAAGCCAGAAGCCAAGCCTGTCGCAGCGAAATCTGCTGCCAAGGCAGCCAGCAAGCCCGACAGCATCAAGGTGGCGGCCAAGCCGGTATCGATCAACAAGGCGAGCGAAGATGATCTGGCTGCCCTCAAGGGGCTGTCACGTGAAGTTGCCCGGGCCATCGTGGCGGCGCGTCCGTATGCCGCCATCGAGGACGTGTGCAAGGCCAAGGGCATGGGTGCCAAGACCCTGGAAAAGCTGCGCCCCTTGCTCGCCCTGTAAATCCCCCGTGTGACTGAGTTGTTCGGTCGGACGGCCATGGCCGAGACCTTCCGAAACAACTCGGTCACCGATGGATACACAGCATTACGTTTCTTCTGACATCCGGTGGGTAACCGGCCGCGTTATTCGGCACAAGGCGCTGCAAATTGTTGTCAGCACCGAATACCGGACCAACACCCTACTTACTCAGGAGATTCAAAATGCAAGTTTCCAAAATTCTCGTCGCGCTGACCGTTGCTGCTGGTTTCGCATCCGCTTCCTTTGCTCAGGGCACCACCAGCGCAC
The DNA window shown above is from Dechloromonas sp. HYN0024 and carries:
- a CDS encoding helix-hairpin-helix domain-containing protein, which translates into the protein MTQLSNHGYRFDGDFVYLNADVNFSEADLAAGAAWSLQLLASESGFSGNEPVGIRVAELAIEPMFGGITVNACCAAIPPAGAADQVLAMALLSTTADGLVALRDLGVYEARQNFCQPCLLGDVRCTLADGAARLTIEAIANPRGEDNLSGTLALEVWALDTPYAGGAWVGSPVASVVVGILGGGNQWTDCQYDVPAALPADGAALTVMLREWTPAGYVTRDYRNIAALPAKAKPTAKAKAAGKPKVAAKPKAAAKPVAAKAPKPEAKPVAAKSAAKAASKPDSIKVAAKPVSINKASEDDLAALKGLSREVARAIVAARPYAAIEDVCKAKGMGAKTLEKLRPLLAL